Genomic segment of Gigantopelta aegis isolate Gae_Host chromosome 10, Gae_host_genome, whole genome shotgun sequence:
catcactttatttgtttacatttaccatagtttgacacccaatagccgatgtatttttcgtacacacacacacacacacacatagatgcatataaaacatgcaTTGTGTACTCAGACAGACACCTAAAGTATATTTTCAATTACATCTTAAAAAACAACCcccaaatacatttacaatttatttattatgtgaaGCAAAAGGTCAAGACAGTTAATTCTAAAGGAACACTCAATTTTAGGCAAAGACATTCACAATTAATCGACGTCTAGCAGCCATTGCATAAATTTCTTccatattgtcattattgttaaAATGTCCATCAATTGGTACACATAGGGTTTCTTGTGAGAAGGGCATGCCAAGTTTCAAGCACGCAATGGCAAGCAAGCAGTTACAACGATGACGTTACATTAAGATGTTTTTACGAATCTTCGAACGAAGTAGTTTTACTCGTAGTTTTGCtcgtatgaaagaaagaaagaaagaaagaaagaaatgttttatttaacgacgcactcaacacattttatttacggttatatggcgtcagacatatggttaaggaccacacagattttgagaggaaacgcgctgtcgccattacatgggctactctttccgattagcagcaagggctcttttatttgcgcttcccacaggcaggatagcacaaaccatggcctttgttgaaccagttatggatcactggtcggtgcaagtggtttacacctaccgattgagccttgcggagcactcactcagcgtttggagtcggtatctggattaaaaatcccatgcctcgactgggatccgaacccagtacctaccagcctgtagatcgatggcctaaccactacgccaccgaggccggtttgctcgtatgaacataaaataaattattttgacgACGTCAGTCTTGCCTTTAGATCGAAGTGGTCATACATAcaatatgaaattaaaaaaggtttgttGCTATTAatactgattaattaaatcTGTCAGACAATAacgagaaataaataaataacgagaaataataaacacaaaagaagaaaacacaAGATCGTGGCGATTTCGACAAAAATCGTAAATGGAAGAGTAATAAACAAGATTCGAACCAATAATAATGTAAACGcgtatttattaatttgcttTAGCCATGTATTTGGtgttgtcaaaaaaaaaaccggcggaacatgtttgtttgttgacaCCGCGGTGATGCCAACCGTAACGGTTGACACTAACTCGTAAGGCTGAGCGACAGCAATCTGCAATAACAAAGCTCATATGGAAGgattctcactccagccagtgcaccacgactggtatatcaaaggccgtggtatgtgctatcctgtctgtgggattgtgcatataaaagatcccttgctgctaatcggaaagagtatcccatgaagtggcgacagcgggtttcctatctcaatatctgtttgtggtccttaaccatatgtccgacgctatataaccgtaaataaaatgtgttgagtgcgtcgttaaataaaacatttccttccttcatatggaaggaaggaagagaactctatttacgtgcccatatcccgagggttcaggcacgcccgccccggattTAGTCTCTGAcctcgccagtgaccaactccggggCGGGAAGGCTCATAATATGCTTCAGCGTTTTGTCAAGGTAGGCACAACCTGGGGCCGTCGAGCATGAAGATGGGCTGCATGAAGACGATTTCTAATCATCTGACTCGTAACTCGGACACCAGTAGCCTGATgaaggtttgcaacaatttAATTTGCCGTTTGAGCTTGATTTCTTAGAGCCTGGTTACggatggggatcgaccccaaaccgaccgcacagcgagcgagcgctgttccactgggctacgtcacactCCCATTTTCACAAGTATTTCATCTAATGAGTATTAATGTACAAAATAGAAATGTATTGTTTGAAAGAGCAACATTATCGATCCATTTGTAAGCTGGTTTCTGCTTTGGGAGGTATATTCAACTACCCGTCGTACCTCAAACAACAGTCACTTAACATGTACTCCTAAAGGGCATTATACCAGAAAGGTTTTAAAACTGAATACACTAAATTGCAATTTCTTACATTCTACAAGCAAAATTCATCATTACCAATGCTGGTAAATACAAcactttttaaatgcattttttacgatgtataatttttgtatacgctgaaagtatatacatgtatatataaacaccagTCATGTACTAAATTGGTggttaaatgaaataattacttaCAATGAACAACTGTATGATCCAGTCCATAATTCGTTACAATTATGatcacaaatataatataattaataatattttcctGTATGTAATGCATGTTAGTGTATTTTGGAATACTGTAGGTGTCGCTTTTCAAAAAGTGGCACCCCATCCCTAGAAAAACCATGTATCCTCTTCTAAAAACATACCTGAAGGTTTCAAATTGTCCCTAAGATACATAGCCCTAAATAATGACGTAAAAAACCGATGTTTGTGCCAATATCCCTCATGTCATCAGAGCAAACCCAGCGTTAAATCTGCCCAATAGCGGGTTTATCGAGCAGTAAATTTGTAACCTGGTGTTAGCCTGAGGTTACTGAAACCCGTGCACATGAAACTTGCAAAGCAAATAATACATTGGTTAACCCGAAGGTAACCTGTAGGTTTTCATAACCCACTGATAACCCAGGCACAATAAACTAGCTCAGTGTGTTTGGAAAAAAGATACATCGTTTTTAAAACCTTTTACAACATAACCTATGTGGACCTTTTTTCAGCAACCATCTGACACAAAATTACGCAAGTGTCTCTACCAATAAGCTCATTAATATTATATCTGCATAAATAATCAGTAAAACCTCGTTCTTCATGTCGACACTGCCAGCTCCTTCCACTGGAGGGGGTAATCGGAATTAAGTGGATGATTAACCGTAATCCCGCGGATTTCCAATTAATCCCATGAGTTAACCGTCACCCCACGGATTTTCAATTAATCCCGCTACTTAATTGTCATAGCTACATCACCTAGGTGACGGCTTCGTGGTGGCAAAAGTGTCGACGTAGTGGACAAATGAACTGACCGGTCAAAGAAACTTAACAGGTACGTCTTACTTTAGCTTGAATTTAAGCATATATTTAGGTGCATAATTAGTAACAAAATTAAGATCGTTTCGAGTTTAAAGTAATATAGCCACTTAACTTGTGTTTCTTttgcatatatacatttttgtaaaatagtGTCAGTCGACCAGGATTCGAAAAGTCTGCATTGATTCACAGTGAATTTCACAGTCCAGGACATCAACCGTTAATCCAGCGGGACATTCACTGAAACAGAAGCCCAGTTAACCATAGTTAAGAATATGTACTAACATTCTGTTCAAAATTTGTAACACTTTCTGGAAATGACAAAATTTATAGTTTTGTTCTGTCCTGATATAACACCtttaaaataactattaataataataataataataaattacccGTAAACCCTAAAATGAAAAGATCttagaattaaaaaacccacattataCATCTCATTTAAAGTCATTTTCCCCGATGACTAAAACTTCGAGATATTCgaataattacaaatatttttcgAATATTTCGAATAGCAAATTAACGAGTGAATAATATATTCAAATGTTCGGACCGACGACTAATACATACACACGGGCGCGCACGCGAGCGCGCGCACAGACAcacgtatacatacatacatacatacatacatacatatatagctattcatacaccaatacatactagccagtgccaggtctgcccactatTTCGTGCACGTAatcgggatcgaccgcgtaaattgtaggccccatgcatgtggttgagttaaagagcattcatttaattatcccctgcgccagtgcattagtatctatgtatgtaacagtcaacctcgacttacataaaatatatagatattcatacatcaatacacacatacatatattatataaaacaccaccaccaacagttTAGTAGTTTAATAACATGGTTCGTCATTTTTGCCTTTTTCAAATTTACAATAAGATGAAGCCATGTCATCCTGACGTCGTTGAGACAAACGCGTTAATTATACTTCTAATAATATCATGGTTCAGGATCTGTAGTAGATACAAACGTAGTCGAAAAGTAGCAGGTTAATGCGTAGAAACAGTGCTGTGAGAACAGACGTTAGACCACTAactgaacattttgaaattttaaagtacAAAGTTACATTTCAAGTATACAAAGATAATTATAACAGTGCATAGGtctaaatgcattttttttagcaattttgttaaattactataaagacAAGCCTAACGTTGTCCATAAAACATTTGTTCAATGTATAGAAATACAAAGTAATCCCACTGTACTACAgtgtatatttataatgttactAAGTGATTAAGATgtatttacattaaataaaccTTTGTCATTAAGTCCATGTGATGTTTTAGTTTGTAATTCCTGTATCCAAAATGTTTCCCTGACTACGCGGTAGTGTTCACCATTGCTAAATAACTATTCAATTGGAGTAAAAGAAAAGTTTGATATGGAATGACAATTTGTATTAAAGTGGGTATTTACTAATgtagatttacatgtatataaattgatGTCGCTACGATGTCCATTAATTCGTAAAGACAGCTTATCGCCTGTTTGTTCTATATATTGCATATCGCATTTTTTGCaagtgataaaataaataacatttacgAACAGCATGTCACAATATGTTTTTGGGATAAACGCGTCCAGTTTGTCTGATTATATAGTAGCTAGGATATCCAGTGAattcaaagtatgtgatatttttcagatcacatactttcagaatttgataccTTTgcaattagatgtaaattaatcgaggtcacggcattacctttattgacatttaagcaaatgtactacggtgacactccataactgacgtatgcattcagttataattaaaaaacatttcaacagcaACCCTACACTGAAACCCATAcccgttaagcactagtttatttttatgtaaggatatccaaaatgacgacatgcaagtttgacgtcatttccatttaCAAAGATACCGCGTCACATATTCtcacgtcatttgaatatctagtaatggcggattggaattaaagttgcttgtacagtttacaaaaacacgtaatATTAAGCTtgaaattatatgataaagagattattaccctcgtgtgttttggtatcatcaatatcataaataggaataaaaataatgtattatattcgccagaggctcgcacaATACAACTTTAATtcttaatatatgatactgacaataccgaaaaacaTTCTGGTAATAGTGTCTGTTGTGGATAGGTGgatgctatatacatgtaaataaaagcAGACATGAAATAGTTTACTATGAaaactactagtactactaaaGTGGAATGCATAAATGTATCAACATTCTTaagttgttaaacattaattacttGTCTCCCTAAAAGCCGGTCATAGACATCAACAGTTTGTCAGAGCTGATAACATATCTGGTATATTGCCAGTTCTGTTTTGACAGACATCTTAGACGCCAtctttaatatttcaaaatgttcaaggGTACCACATTTGTATTCTCCGGATCCTTTATTAACATCTTTGAAACCACAAAAGGAAAACGACTGAGGGTTTGGTAATGAAAATACTAGTTTAATTATTCGAAATTTAGTGCTTTTTCTGAATTTCTTGAATACCATTTTAGTCTGACCTTTGATCTTTGGCCTTGACCTGACCTTGACGTCTAAATTGGGAGAGTCGCCTCttaaacattttgtacatgTTTAGGATAAAAATATATCCCTAATGCAGTATTTTGAAACAGGTTTTCCGGATATTGTCTAAATTTGATCTTTGAcgttaatttttatgtttagaTGCATCATCACTGTACGTCATGGATCAATTAAGCTTGATTATATTTGCATCTATGAATAATcatgcatatttaaataataataataataataataataataataactttttttaatataactaaTGTAATCATTGAaattcacattttaaattatttttgtttaaaacacttagacatttaaaataaaatagaatagatgtttaacgacaccccagcacgaaaaatacatcagctattgagtgtcaaactatgaaaaatgcaaaacaaaagtgatgatcaacatcaagataaaaattcaaaaggtaaattaaaacacagtgtaaagaattgtgcaaaaatacaaatatcacagataggtcaaattaaaatttagcataaaagtcagtatcacgtagaaattggaataaaagttctggatagAATCGAAACGATTCCATTATATTTCGTTGACCAAATAAAAtgatatcttttctagtttctttgagatgatTGCACTCTACCAAAATgctgagacatttaattccctAACTAACATCATGGGGATACATTTAAGagtaccatattgataccatataaattcacatactaaggagtgatggggagcgaaAGCGTTAGCTCCCTTTAAACATCtaggtcatcatcatcatcttcatcatcatcatcatcatcttcatgattattattattattttattattgttattattattattattcacagaGCAACGATGAGTGGTTGGCATCAGAAGTACCTGGAGACTGTCTCTGAAGGTATCAAATACTTGTGGACGAGTGGACACTTCGCTGATGCAAGTATTATTGTTCAGAATAAGCGCTTTCGGTGTCATAGGGCAGTCTTGGCAGCAATGTCCGCTCACTTTGATGCCACCTTCTCATCAGGGATGAGGGACAGCCCGGATGGGACTTTGACCTTATTAAATATAGATGTCTCAACATTTGACAGCGTTCtgaattttatatacaccgGTAAAAATGTCGTCTGTGAAGAAAATGCAGAGAGTCTTCTGAGGGCCGCAACAACTCTTCAAGTAAAAGGCCTCATCGATATGTGTGGCGAATTTCTGGTAGAAATTCTTACGCCTGAAAACTGTATAAGAATGTGGCGACTAGGACGGACACATGACTGTGAGGAACTCAAAGACAAAGCCTGGCCGCTAATACTCGATCATTTCCTTGACTTGGCGCGATCAGAAGATTTCAAAGATATGAACGTCGACGAATTAGCAGCCATAATAAAAGATGATGATTTGGTGGTCCCAAACGAGGAGATGGTTTGCGAGGCGGTTTTTAGGTGGGTGGACATTGATCCAGACAACCGGAGTGTACATTTATCTTATATTGTCGAACATCTGCGGCTACCTCTGGTGAGTCCCGAATATCTTCTAAGCATCAGCCACAATAAAGGGTTACTCAAGGAGGATATGGTTTGTCGAGTAATGCTGGAAGAGGCCAAGAGATATCACATGCTGCCTGCCAGAAGGCAAGAATTCACATCAAAACGAGCAGCGTATCGAAATTCCTTTGATCCAGATGAAGTGATTGTGATGTTAACAGGCGGGTCAACACAAACCAAACCCACTGAAGTTCTCTGCTATAGCTTTCGGCAATCCAAATGGTTCTACCTGGCACCTCTTCCGTATGACCCAGGTGTAGAGTTTTCTTCTTGCACCTACGCTAACAATATCTACCTGTCAGGTGGAAGTAGAAAATGGCCCAAGCTCTTTAAGTATAACAACGAGAGCAATGACTGGAGAGAGTGCGAACAAATGGCACAAGGCAGATCACGTCATGGTATGGTTGCAGTAAGAGACTCCGTATATGTTCTCGGTGGATACAACAGAAACCTGCCAGTTGGAAACAAAGTAATGTCTTCAATAGAGAAATACAGCATCAACACTGGCAAGTGGTCCATGGCTGGAGATTTACCCATCCCGGTGGAGATGGTGTCTGCGTCTGTAATTGGTGAAAAGATTTTCACGTTTGGCGGAGCTCAACGTAATAACAGAAACACACCTGCGATCCAGTGTTTTGATACCAGGATTGGCCAGTCATCTCACTTTACAGATCTCCCTTTTGCATGCCGTTTGACCAGAACGGTCGTATGCGATTCGgctgtttttgttattacaaCAGATGGTGACGTCATTGAATTTTCTGAAGATGGTGGATGTCGTACAATCGGCAAAGTGGAGAATTTTGGACGAGTTCATTTTGGGGCAGTTCAGTACAGAGGGAACATTATCTTAATTGGAGGCAAGAAACGAAACGATAGTGCCTGTGATACAATGCTCTGCTTTGATCCACTGAAAGCTGGAGCTGAAACGCTTCCAGACAGAATGCCATTCCCAAATGTGATTGACGCTTGCGTGAAGTCGGTTATCAACAGTCATCACTTGAGACAAGAGTATCCAAGAGGCAGTAAGAATATAATCAACGGCAATGGAACTTGAACAAGGTCAGCATAAAACagtgtatatagagaatatcaAACATTCCCAACGGACGTTGTTTAAACCGTTGTGTGCTGAAGCCAAACATAAATTCAAATATTTATGTACTAAAATGTatgaaacataattttttttatcaaaggaTCTGTTGTTTTATgatgaaaataattgtttatgtgaatatatatgttcgtgtgtatgtatgtatcctaAATATAAACATTGGCAAGGTATTTTCATTGagagtaaatttatttatacattttcgGTCATTGACCAAATAATTGGTCACATAAAATTCACACGTAACGTTTATTTCATACTAAATTTTCAGATACATACTCtttgttgtattttaaatacctaattttaaaatactaaacgagttccAGTGAGGTATCGCCTGTATGAAGGGTGTGTTTTAAGTCGTATATCACCAGAGAAAGCGAGTGATGTAGGATCGTAAACACACGAGTTGTGTTATAAACGGTCTCTAACGATAACGATTATAGTACCCAGGCTTAACTGACGCTCTTAACATCTCATCGTCCTTGCACTGTCCTGTGGGATCGCCAAGTTGCGAGAGTCTAGTGAATTAGTCCCCTGTTTATTATAACGCTCATTATTGATAAGTCGAACAATTTCTTCCAATAGAatcaaaaagtaattttttttaacgacactactagagcacatcgatttattaatcatcggctattggatgtcaaacactttataattttgacatatagtcttagagaggaaacccattacatattttcattagtagcaagggatcttttatatgcaccatctcacggacatgataacacataccacgacctttgctgaactggctagaacgagaaatagcccaataggcccaccaattgaccgaccgcgcatcaggccagcactttaccactgtgctacggtCCGCCCTCAGAATGAAACACGTTCTAAGAATGCACAGAGCTAATGTTGCGTTCGAGTATGCTCTTAATTACCGTTTCAACGATCTTTCAAATTGAAAACAGCGTCCGAAATGTTTCAATaagatgtttttaatttatttaggttatatatttatttcagaatTTAAAAGCATACTCGGTGTTCATGCTAAAGTAATGAATAATGTCTGAAGATATCGAGATACAATTTTGTATGTAGTTTTATCACgcactgttacagattaagtaTAAGGTCCATGGCAATTTGCCATTtgttttcacagagttatggcccttgaacttaggcgaTAAAATTCGTTTGGcccagaccggcctcggtggtgtcgtagttaatcCATTGGGCATaaagctgataggtactgggttcgtagctcggtactggctcccacccagagcgaattttaacgactcaatgggtaggtgtaagactactacaccctcttctctctaactaactactaacaactaacaactaactcactgtcctggacagacagcccaaataactgaggtgtgtgaccaggacatcgtgcttgaaccttacttgtatataagcacgaacataagttgaaataaacTGAATGTTGGGcccagaccggcctcggtggtgtcgtggttaagccgtcggacataaggctgataggtacagggttcgcagcccggtatcggctcctagcgagttttaacgactcaacgaTTAAgttcactacaccctcttctccctcactaataactaaccactaaccactaacaactaacccactgtcctggac
This window contains:
- the LOC121383610 gene encoding kelch-like protein 24, with translation MSGWHQKYLETVSEGIKYLWTSGHFADASIIVQNKRFRCHRAVLAAMSAHFDATFSSGMRDSPDGTLTLLNIDVSTFDSVLNFIYTGKNVVCEENAESLLRAATTLQVKGLIDMCGEFLVEILTPENCIRMWRLGRTHDCEELKDKAWPLILDHFLDLARSEDFKDMNVDELAAIIKDDDLVVPNEEMVCEAVFRWVDIDPDNRSVHLSYIVEHLRLPLVSPEYLLSISHNKGLLKEDMVCRVMLEEAKRYHMLPARRQEFTSKRAAYRNSFDPDEVIVMLTGGSTQTKPTEVLCYSFRQSKWFYLAPLPYDPGVEFSSCTYANNIYLSGGSRKWPKLFKYNNESNDWRECEQMAQGRSRHGMVAVRDSVYVLGGYNRNLPVGNKVMSSIEKYSINTGKWSMAGDLPIPVEMVSASVIGEKIFTFGGAQRNNRNTPAIQCFDTRIGQSSHFTDLPFACRLTRTVVCDSAVFVITTDGDVIEFSEDGGCRTIGKVENFGRVHFGAVQYRGNIILIGGKKRNDSACDTMLCFDPLKAGAETLPDRMPFPNVIDACVKSVINSHHLRQEYPRGSKNIINGNGT